From Elaeis guineensis isolate ETL-2024a chromosome 16, EG11, whole genome shotgun sequence, a single genomic window includes:
- the LOC105058874 gene encoding uncharacterized protein isoform X2, translating into MMNRSFGIWQPPPPPVAVDEPMGFQKPRHVFAGAGAGGAKPGRMNWKGRKAAAAAAPNGGGGAGGGGSGYKPPTLKELQFQNRVKARRFYPKKRFARFAPFAPRNTTSFIIRAKKSGGIASLVSPCPVTPAILPTPKFSPTREGLVDMAKEEWGVDGYGSMKGLIRLRSPSGYELRPAGAGDEEEDIDEGSSESDVEEHIEVERRLDHDLSRFEMVYPGEEQGGPAAYLLENRVDDQDTHIAQLEEENLTLKERLFLVEREMADMSRRLRLLETRCRDNNENIANEEAASASENIANEEAASENEGGEDVCSEKSVGDCEESGGGEEAGTPIRE; encoded by the coding sequence ATGATGAACCGGAGTTTCGGGATCTGGCAGCCGCCGCCGCCCCCTGTGGCGGTGGACGAGCCGATGGGGTTCCAGAAACCCCGCCATGTCTTCGCCGGCGCCGGCGCCGGGGGAGCCAAGCCTGGGAGGATGAATTGGAAGGGTAGAAAGGCCGCCGCCGCTGCCGCCCCTAACGGCGGTGGTGGCGCTGGCGGCGGCGGGTCGGGGTACAAGCCTCCAACGCTGAAGGAGCTCCAATTCCAGAACCGCGTCAAGGCCCGGAGGTTCTACCCCAAGAAAAGGTTCGCCCGATTCGCCCCATTTGCTCCCCGGAACACGACGTCGTTCATCATTCGGGCTAAGAAGTCCGGCGGGATCGCGTCGCTGGTGTCGCCGTGCCCGGTAACGCCGGCGATCCTCCCGACGCCCAAGTTCTCGCCCACCCGTGAGGGCCTGGTGGACATGGCCAAGGAGGAATGGGGCGTCGACGGGTACGGTTCCATGAAGGGCCTCATCCGCCTCCGCTCGCCGAGCGGCTACGAGCTCCGGCCTGCCGGAGCCGGCGACGAGGAGGAGGACATCGACGAGGGGTCGAGCGAGAGTGACGTGGAGGAGCACATAGAGGTGGAGCGGCGGCTGGACCATGACCTCAGCCGGTTCGAGATGGTGTACCCCGGCGAGGAGCAGGGTGGGCCGGCGGCGTATCTGCTTGAGAACCGGGTCGATGACCAGGACACCCACATAGCGCAGCTGGAGGAGGAGAATCTGACGCTAAAGGAGAGGCTTTTCTTGGTGGAGAGGGAGATGGCGGATATGAGTAGGAGGCTTCGGCTGCTCGAGACTCGGTGCCGCGACAACAATGAGAACATTGCGAATGAGGAAGCGGCGTCCGCATCGGAGAACATTGCTAACGAGGAGGCGGCGTCGGAGAATGAGGGAGGTGAGGATGTTTGCTCGGAGAAGAGTGTTGGGGACTGCGAAGAGAGCGGCGGCGGTGAGGAAGCCGGCACTCCGATAAGGGAGTGA
- the LOC105058874 gene encoding uncharacterized protein isoform X1, translating to MNDPSQMMNRSFGIWQPPPPPVAVDEPMGFQKPRHVFAGAGAGGAKPGRMNWKGRKAAAAAAPNGGGGAGGGGSGYKPPTLKELQFQNRVKARRFYPKKRFARFAPFAPRNTTSFIIRAKKSGGIASLVSPCPVTPAILPTPKFSPTREGLVDMAKEEWGVDGYGSMKGLIRLRSPSGYELRPAGAGDEEEDIDEGSSESDVEEHIEVERRLDHDLSRFEMVYPGEEQGGPAAYLLENRVDDQDTHIAQLEEENLTLKERLFLVEREMADMSRRLRLLETRCRDNNENIANEEAASASENIANEEAASENEGGEDVCSEKSVGDCEESGGGEEAGTPIRE from the coding sequence ATGAACGATCCGTCGCAGATGATGAACCGGAGTTTCGGGATCTGGCAGCCGCCGCCGCCCCCTGTGGCGGTGGACGAGCCGATGGGGTTCCAGAAACCCCGCCATGTCTTCGCCGGCGCCGGCGCCGGGGGAGCCAAGCCTGGGAGGATGAATTGGAAGGGTAGAAAGGCCGCCGCCGCTGCCGCCCCTAACGGCGGTGGTGGCGCTGGCGGCGGCGGGTCGGGGTACAAGCCTCCAACGCTGAAGGAGCTCCAATTCCAGAACCGCGTCAAGGCCCGGAGGTTCTACCCCAAGAAAAGGTTCGCCCGATTCGCCCCATTTGCTCCCCGGAACACGACGTCGTTCATCATTCGGGCTAAGAAGTCCGGCGGGATCGCGTCGCTGGTGTCGCCGTGCCCGGTAACGCCGGCGATCCTCCCGACGCCCAAGTTCTCGCCCACCCGTGAGGGCCTGGTGGACATGGCCAAGGAGGAATGGGGCGTCGACGGGTACGGTTCCATGAAGGGCCTCATCCGCCTCCGCTCGCCGAGCGGCTACGAGCTCCGGCCTGCCGGAGCCGGCGACGAGGAGGAGGACATCGACGAGGGGTCGAGCGAGAGTGACGTGGAGGAGCACATAGAGGTGGAGCGGCGGCTGGACCATGACCTCAGCCGGTTCGAGATGGTGTACCCCGGCGAGGAGCAGGGTGGGCCGGCGGCGTATCTGCTTGAGAACCGGGTCGATGACCAGGACACCCACATAGCGCAGCTGGAGGAGGAGAATCTGACGCTAAAGGAGAGGCTTTTCTTGGTGGAGAGGGAGATGGCGGATATGAGTAGGAGGCTTCGGCTGCTCGAGACTCGGTGCCGCGACAACAATGAGAACATTGCGAATGAGGAAGCGGCGTCCGCATCGGAGAACATTGCTAACGAGGAGGCGGCGTCGGAGAATGAGGGAGGTGAGGATGTTTGCTCGGAGAAGAGTGTTGGGGACTGCGAAGAGAGCGGCGGCGGTGAGGAAGCCGGCACTCCGATAAGGGAGTGA